The segment GGGCGCTTTATCCCCTGAATTGCCATCCATCAGGATCTGATGGCCCGATGAGGATTCTCCGAGGAATGTCAGCCCTTCTACCCATTTCACTCTTGCCTGCATGATTTTTGCTCCGGAATATGCTGTTTTGTCGTCAGAGTACGCTTTCCCCTGGTAAACAGCAATCCGGAGAAATCCGCCCGTAGCTGAAGCGAGACAACAGAAGACAGTCGGCTTAAGCTGTGCTACAAACAGTGCTGAAAATATTTTTCGTCACCCGATGACGAAGCCGGGAAGAATGATGCGCACTGCGCCTGATGCGGCCCGAATAATTTCCTGAAATGGAAAACGCTTGAAGCTTTCACCGCCTGACAGGGAAAACTGCCCCCTGTGTTTTGGGCACGATTACAACAGAGGATAATAGCGAATGGTTCTCGGCAAACCGCAAACAGACCCTACACTCGAATGGTTCCTGTCCCATTGCCATATTCACAAGTATCCATCCAAAAGTACGCTGATTCATCAAGGTGAAAAAGCCGAAACGCTTTACTACATCGTGAAAGGTTCCGTTGCGGTTCTGATTAAAGATGAAGAAGGCAAGGAGATGATTCTTTCCTACCTGAATCAGGGTGATTTTATTGGTGAGCTTGGCCTGTTTGAAGAAGGCCAGGAGCGCAGCGCCTGGGTACGTGCGAAAAGCGCATGTGAAGTGGCAGAGATTTCTTATAAGAAGTTCCGTCAGCTGATCCAGGTTAACCCTGATATCCTGATGCGACTCTCGTCGCAGATGGCGCGTCGCCTGCAGGTCACGTCTGAAAAAGTGGGTAATCTCGCTTTCCTTGACGTGACCGGGCGCATTGCACAGACCCTGCTTAACCTGGCGAAACAGCCAGATGCCATGACGCATCCCGACGGCATGCAAATTAAAATCACTCGTCAGGAAATTGGCCAGATTGTTGGTTGTTCACGCGAAACCGTGGGCCGTATTCTGAAGATGCTGGAAGATCAGAACCTGATCTCCGCACACGGCAAAACCATCGTCGTTTACGGCACCCGCTGATTCCTGTCACCCACGGCGTGATGGCAACATCACGCCGTTATTGTTTGTGCTGAGCCGATGTGGCGTCGAATAATCTACCACCCTGAAGTGAACTACGCCCTGCGGCAAACGCTGGTGCTCTGCCTGCCGGTGGCGCTGGGCTGGCTGGCGGGCGACCTGCAAAAAGGCCTGCTCTTCTCGCTGGTGCCCGCCTGCTGCAATATCGCTGGTCTGGATACCCCGCATAAACGCTTCTTCAAACGCCTGATCGTGGGCGGCAGCCTGTTTGCCCTCGGCAGCTTCCTGATCCAGTGGCTCACCCTGCAGGCGGTGCCGCTGCCGCTGATCCTGTTCGCCATGTCGCTGTTGCTCGGAGTAACCGGAGAGATCAGTCCACTGCATGGCCGTCTGCTGCCCGGCACCCTTATCGCCGCCATCTTTACCCTGAGCCTGGTGGGTCGCATGCCGATCTATGTTCCGCCCCTGCTCTATATCGGCGGCACGCTCTGGTATGGGCTGTTTAACTGGTTCTGGTTCTGGCTGTGGAAAGAGCAGCCGATGCGCGAGAGCCTGAGTCTGATCTACCGCGAACTGGCTAACTACTGCGACGCCAAATATACCCTGCTGACACAGCTGACCGATCCGGAGAAGGCCCTGCCGCCGCTGCTGGCTCGCCAGCAGAAAGTGGTCGACCTGATCAACACCTGTTATCAGCAGATGCATATGCTGTCGGCCAGCCGCGACCACAGTCATAAGCGGCTGACGCGCGCCTTTCAGGTGGCGCTGGATCTGCAGGAGCATATCTCAGTCAGCCTGCATCGGCCGGAAGAGGTGCAGAAGCTGGTGGAGCAGAGCCACGCCGAAGCGGTGATCCGCTGGAATGCCAAAACTATCTCGGCCCGGCTGCGGGTGCTGGCGGATAATATTCTTTATCACCAGTTACCCGAACGCTTTGCGATGGACAAGCAGCTCGGCGCGCTGGAGAAAATCACCTGGCAGCATCCCGACAACCCGGTCGGGCACTTCTGCCTCTATCACTTCAACCGGATTGCCCGGGTCCTGCGCACGCAGAAACCGCTCTATCAGCGCGACCTGATGGCCGACCGCCAGCGCCGCCTGCCGCTGCTGCCTGCCCTGCGCAACTATCTCTCCCTGCGCTCCTCGGCGCTGCGCACCGCCGGTCGTTTTGCGGTCATGCTGATGCTGGGCAGCGCACTGGCGCTGTTCTTCAACATTCCCAAGCCCTACTGGATCCTGATGACCATCATGTTCGTCAGCCAGAACGGCTACAGCGCCACCCGTGTCCGCATCCAGCACCGGGCGCTGGGCACGTTTGCCGGGCTGGTGATCGCGGCCGCTACGCTGCGCCTGGCGGTGCCGGAGTCACTGGTGCTGCTGATCATGCTGGCGATTACCTTTATCAGCTATCGCTTTACCCGTCAGTTTTATGGCTGGTCGATGATTGGCTTCACGGTGACTGCCGTTTATTCGCTGCAGCTGCTGTCGCTGAACGGCGCACAGTTTCTGCTGCCGCGCCTGATGGATACGCTGATGGGCTGTCTGATCGCTTTTGGCGGAATGCTCTGGCTCTGGCCGCAGTGGCAGAGCGGCTTACTGCGGCAGAACGCGCATGATGCGCTGGAAACCTATCAGGATGCGCTGCGTCTGCTGCTGGGCGATGAGCAATCACCCGACAAACTCGCCTACCAGCGCGTGCAGGTGAATCAGGCGCACAATGCACTGTTCAACTCCCTGAATCAGGCGATGCAGGAGCCGGCATTCAACGCCCAGTATCTGAAAGATATGCGGCTCTGGGTAACGCACAGCCAGTTTATCGTCGAGCACATTAATGCGATGACGATTCTGGCGCGCGAACACACCATGCTCACGGCCTCGCTGGCCCAGCGCTATCTGCAATCCTGTGAAATCGCGCTGCAGCGGTGTCAGCAGCGGCTGGAATATGATGGGGCAAGCTCACAGGTTAATCTGCTGGATGAGCTGGAGAATATCAGTGAGGGGCCGGTGACGGTCGTGGAGCAGCATGTGCGGCGCATTCTCGATCATCTGAGCGTAATGCACACTATCTCTTCACTGGCGTGGAGCCAGCGACCGCAACATGGCCGCTGGCTGATCCGTCATTTACGGAAAAGCTGATTCAGCCGTTGAGCACCCTGCCGACCGCCGTGGCGAAGCGATGCATGCCCTCTTCGATGTCAGCCGGTTCAATGATCAGCGACGGCGCGAAACGCATTACGTCAGTCCCGGCGACCAGCACCATCACCCCTTCTGCCGCAGCGGCATTCAGGATGTCGCGCGATTTACCGGCATGCTGAGGCTTCAGCGCCGCACCAATCAGCAGGCCTTTGCCGCGGATATCGCTGAACAGATCATACTTCGCGTCAATCGCCTGCAGCGCCGTCACAAAGTGCTGACGACGCGCTTCCACGCCCGCCAGCACCGCCGGGGTGTTGATGATATCCAGCGCGGTTTCGGCGATGGCGCAGGCCAGGGGATTCCCGCCATAGGTGGTACCATGCACGCCCGGTGCCATCGTCGAGGCGATCTCATTGGTGGTCAGCATGGCGCTGACCGGGAAGCCGCCGCCCAGCGCTTTGGCAGAGGTCAGGATATCGGGCTGAATGCCATAGTGCTCATAGGCAAACAGCTTGCCGCTGCGCCCCATGCCGCTCTGCACCTCATCCAGCACCAGCAGCGCCTGATGCTGATCGCAAAGCTCACGCAATCCCTGCATAAAGGCCGGAGTGGCCGGCATCACGCCGCCTTCGCCCTGAACAGGCTCAACCACGATGGCGCAGGTATGGTCGTCGATCACCGCTTTTACCGCATCCAGATCGTTGAACGGCACATGAACGATATCCGCCGGTTTAGGCCCGAATCCGTCTGAATATTTTGGCTGCCCGCCGACCGTGACGGTAAAGAGCGTCCGGCCATGAAATGCGTTGTGGAAGGCGATGATCTTGCTTTTGAACGGGCTGTGACGCTTGCAGGCGTAATAACGCGCCAGCTTAAACGCCGCTTCGTTGGCTTCGGCGCCGGAGTTCGCGAAGAAAACGCGCTCGGCAAAGGTCGCGTGTATGAGTTTACTGGCAAGACGCAGCGCCGGTTCGTTGGTGAAGACGTTGCTGGTGTGCCACAGCGTCTCACCCTGGCTTTTCAGCGTCTCCACCAGCGCAGGATGGCAGTGTCCAAGTGCGGTGACGGCGATGCCACCCGAGAAATCGATATACTCTTTGCCCTGCTGATCCCATACACGGCTGCCCTTGCCTTTTACCGGCACGAACTGCGCAGGTGCATAAACAGGCAAAATAACGTTATCGAACGTCTCCCGCGTGACCGCAATTTTTTCGGCTGCCATTGATGACCCCATTTGAATGATGTTTGTGCAATCATGAAATAATAATCACAAAATATGCATAAAAAATCACTCAAAGGCAACTTATTGCGTCAGGAAATTGCGCAGCAGCTGGTGCCCCTGCTCGCTGAGAATGCTCTCGGGATGGAACTGCACGCCCTCCAGCGCAAGGGTTTTGTGGCGGAATCCCATGATTTCGTCGGGTTCGCCGTCACGCACTGTCCAGGCCGTTATCTCGAACGCCTCCGGCAGGGAGTCGCGTTTGACGATCAGCGAATGGTAGCGGGTCACCGTAAGGGGATTGTTGAGATGGCGGAACACACCCTGACCGGTGTGCTGAATGGCGGACGTTTTACCGTGCATCACCTGACGCGCCCGTACTACCTGTGCCCCATACGCCTGGGCGATAGCCTGATGCCCCAGGCAGACGCCCAGCACCGGCAGCTTCCCGGCAAAGTGCCGGATCGCCGCCAGCGAAATGCCTGACTCCGACGGCGTGCAGGGACCTGGTGAGATCACCAGATGAGTCAGCGGTAAGGCCGCCATCTGCGCCAGGGTGATAGCATCATTGCGCACCACCTGCACCTCTGCACCCAGTTCGCAGAAATATTGATAAAGATTCCAGGTAAAGGAGTCGTAGTTGTCGATAAGCAGCAGCATGAACCATCCAGAGTGATAACCCGCGCGGCTATTCTACGCGGTTACGCCGCCTCACTCACCACTTTCGCAAACACCTGCTCCAGCGGCTCCAGGTCTCCGGCTACGCCAGCCTGATTCGCCGCTTTCCAGCTTTCCGCATCCGTCTCATCCCACGACAGCAGATAACCGGCATGCAGCGCCAGCTGTTCGAAGAAGATGCGCTGTGCGCGGCCATTTCCATGACGGAACGGATGCAGCATATTGATTTCACAATAGTAGTGCGCGATGCGGCGGATAAACTCCTCGCGCGGCAGCTCCGCCAGCCCCTTCTCCTCCTCCAGCGCGGCCATCAGTGCGTTGCCCTCTTTTTCGATATATTCGAAATGGCAGAACGGCGTCTCATCACGCCAGATATCGATGGTGCGCAGCTCACCGGCCCAGCTGTAGATATCCTGGAACAGCGTGCGGTGGATCAGACGCAGGTAGGGCAATCCCGGATTGCGCGGGCCCAGCTCCAGTGTCGCGGCCCGCGCCGCGCTGAAGCTCAGCTCCGCCTTGCGCAGCTGGGCGGCATCGTGAATATCGGCCAGGTTTTTCAGGACGTTGTCATGCTGCCACAGGTAAGGATCCTGACTGACGGCGCTGTTAGAGTCCATATTGCCTCCTCAGGGACGCCAGGCGTGCCGCCGCATCATCGCTGTTAACGCTGGTTTCAGTCGGTGCAAAGCCCTCCAGACGGCAACTGGCCTGATAGCTGGCGCTACGCCGCTGTTGCCACAGGGTGACTTTCTGTTTTTCGGTGAGTCTGTTCGCCATACCGCCTCCTGCTCAGGTTTTTTGCCCTAAGTATAAGAGCAAATTCTGGCTTTGCCGGAGACGGCAGGCCGTCGCCATCCGCAGATGGCGATCCGGAGGCTTAAGGCAGGACTTTGGCGGAGAGAATGACGACCGGTTTTGACGGGACATTCTGGTAAGGACCGACATCTTTGGTCGGCACCTGCGAAATTTTTTCTACCACATCCTGACCTTTCACGATCTTACCAAACACGGCATAGCCAAAGTCGCGCTGTCCGTGGTCCAGGAACGCGTTGTCCGCCACGTTCAGGAAGAACTGGCTGGTCGCGCTGTCTTTGTCTGCGGTACGCGCCATCGAGATAGTGCCACGCAGGTTACGCAGGCCATTATCCGCTTCATTTTTGATCGGCGCGTTAGTCTGCTTCTGCTGCATGTCGGTGGTGAATCCCCCGCCCTGCACCATAAAGCCCGGGATCACGCGATGAAAAATAGTGTTGTTATAGAAACCGCTGTTCACGTAATCAACGAAGTTTTTCACGGAGACCGGCGCTTTCTGATTATTCAGTTCGAGTTCGATATTGCCGGCAGAAGTGGTGAGCAGAACGTGCGTGTCGCCTTTGGCGGCCAGCGCCTGGGCGGAAACGGAAGAGAGCGCGAACAGGGTGAAGGCCGCTGCTAAAGTACGTTTAAACATGAATGATTCCTTACCTGGGAGAGCGGGCACAAAAACGTGATTGATTGTAAAGAGACTCTATTCCAGGAGCCAGTGTTTTACCTATATTTACGCTGTGGCGGTAAAAGCCGGGAGCAAACGATAAACCAGGGCTACAGCGTGATTAAAATCACACAACACATGAAATATGGATCTCATGTTTCACTGCTTGTTTATTAAGATCACAGTTCCGTTTACACTTTCTGACACTTTTTGCCACCCCGGTTCTCAACAGGTTCAGAACATGACAAACCGTAATCGTATTGGCCTCACCTGGATAAGCTTCTTCTCCTACGCGCTGACCGGCGCGCTGGTGATCGTTACCGGTATGGTGATGGGCGATATCGCCAAAGATTTTCAGATCCCCATCTCCAGCATGAGTAACACCTTCACCTTCCTGAACAGCGGCATCCTGGCGGCCGTTTTCCTGAACGCCTGGCTGATGGTCATCGTGCCACTGAAGCGTCAGCTGATTTTTGGCTTCGTCCTGATGGTGCTGGCGATCATCGGATTAATGACCAGTCGCGATCTGACGGTCTTTTCGCTCTGTATGTTCGTGCTGGGCGTGGTCAGCGGCATCACCATGTCGATCGGGACCTTCCTGATCACCCACCTGTATGAAGGCCGTCAGCGCGGTTCCCGCCTGCTGTTTACCGACTCCTTCTTCAGCATGGCAGGCACGCTGTTTCCGGTGCTGGCAGGCATTCTGCTGGCGCGTCAGCTGCCCTGGTACTGGGTCTATGTCTGCATCGGCTTTATCTACGTCGCCATCTTCATCATGACGCTGTTTGTGGAGTTCCCGGTGCTGCGTAAACCCGAGAACAGCCCGACGGTTGAGAAGGAAAAATGGGGCGTGGGCGTCCTGCTGCTGGCGGTGGCGGCACTCTGCTACATTCTGGGCCAGCTCGGTTTCATCTCCTGGGTGCCGGAATATGCCACCAAAGTGATGGGCATGAATATTGATGACGCCGGACAGCTGGTCGGCAGCTTCTGGACCGCGTACATGGTCGGCATGTGGGCCTTCAGCTTCCTGCTGCGTTTCTTCGACCTGCAACGCATTCTGATGGTGCTGGCGGGTCTGGCTACCCTGCTGATGTACTGGTTCGTCAGCAGCAGCGATGCCGGGATGCTGAAATGGATCATCATGATTCTGGGCTTCAGCTCCAGCGCCATCTACACCACCATTATCACCCTGGGTTCGCTGCAGACCCGAGTGGCCTCACCGAAGCTGGTAAACTTCATTCTGACCTGCGGCACGGTCGGCACCATGCTGACCTTCGTGGTGACCGCGCCTATCGTGGAGAAGAGTGGTGTGCATACTGCACTGGCAACGGCGAACGCGCTCTACGCCGTGGTGTTTGTGATGTGTGCCCTGCTTGGCTTTGTCAGCCGTCACCGCTCTCACGGTCACGTCATGCACTAATTGTTCGGGGCGGCGTTCTGGCGCCGCCCTGCCCGTTAACGCCGGAAGTCCACCCGCTCCCGCGCCCGCCAGTAAATCTCGCTCTCTGCCGGCTTCGTCTCTGCCACTACCGTACCCTGACGCAGCGAATAGCGCACCGGCACCTGCCTTCTTACCGCATCAAAACCACTCTCCGCAGGCAGAATCACCAGGCTGGCGTCATGGCCGACCTCAATGCCGTAACCCGGCAGCTGCAGCGTCCTGGCGCTGTGATGCGTAATCAGATCCAGGCCCGCATTGATCTGCTCATAGCCCATCAGCTGACAGACATGCAATCCCATATGCAGCACCTGCAGCATGCTGGCGGTGCCCAGCGGATACCAGGGATCAAACACATCGTCGTGACCGAAGCAGACGTTAATCTCCGCCTCCAGCATCTCTTTTACCCGCGTGATGCCGCGCCGTTTAGGGTAGGTGTCAAAACGCCCCTGCAGATGGATATTGACCAGCGGGTTAGCGACAAAGTTGATGCCGGAGAGTTTCAGCAGCCGGAACAGCCGCGAGGTGTAAGCCCCGTTGTAAGAGTGCATCGCGGTGGTATGACTGGCCGTCACCCGCGCTCCGTTGCCATCGCGATGCGCCAGCGCCGCCACGGTTTCAACGAAGCGCGACTGCTCATCGTCGATCTCGTCGCAGTGAACATCGATCAGGCGATCGTAGCGGTTCGCCAGCGCAAAGGTCTTATGCAGCGATTCGACGCCATATTCGCGGGTAAATTCGAAGTGCGGGATCGCGCCGACCACATCCGCGCCCAGCCGCAGTGCCTCTTCCAGCAGCGCTTCGCCATTGGGATAGGAGAGAATCCCCTCCTGCGGAAAAGCGACGATCTGAATGGTGATCCAGGGGGCCATCTCTGTCTTCAGCTCCAGCATCGCTTTCAGGGCCGTCAGCGACGGGTCGGAGACATCGACGTGGGTGCGGACAAACTGGATGCCGTTGGCGATCTGCCACTTCAGCGTCTGCAGCGCCCGCTGTTTCACATCTTCGTGGCTGAGCAGGGCTTTGCGCTCGGCCCAGCGTTCGATCCCCTCAAACAGGGTGCCGGACTGATTCCAGGCAGGCTCACCCGCCGTCTGGGTCGTATCCAGATGAATATGCGGCTCAACAAAGGGGGCGCAGGCCAGGCCGCCCTCTCCATCCAGCACCTGCTCTGTCGCCGGGAGCGGCTGCGGCTGGGCCGAAAGCCGGGTGATTTTGCCGTCGGCGATGTCGATTTGCCACAACCCTTCCCGTCCGGGCAAGCGCACGTTATTGATTCTGCCGGGTGACTGCATGGCTGATTCCTTATCCGATTAACCTGTGTCGTTAAAACTAGCACGATTCATACCAGGAACAGCAATGCAGGTTATTCAGCAGGTTAGCCGCATCCGATAAAATCAATGAAAATCATATATATACCTCTTAATAGGTATATGGCGTTGTGGTTGATGCATATCAATAAGCGTCAGAAACGGCGCGCTATTGTAGCCGCAGATATCGCAAATTTGAGGCAAAAATGAGCAAGCACAATGTCG is part of the Pantoea sp. Ep11b genome and harbors:
- the crp gene encoding cAMP-activated global transcriptional regulator CRP, whose protein sequence is MVLGKPQTDPTLEWFLSHCHIHKYPSKSTLIHQGEKAETLYYIVKGSVAVLIKDEEGKEMILSYLNQGDFIGELGLFEEGQERSAWVRAKSACEVAEISYKKFRQLIQVNPDILMRLSSQMARRLQVTSEKVGNLAFLDVTGRIAQTLLNLAKQPDAMTHPDGMQIKITRQEIGQIVGCSRETVGRILKMLEDQNLISAHGKTIVVYGTR
- a CDS encoding YccS/YhfK family putative transporter, translating into MWRRIIYHPEVNYALRQTLVLCLPVALGWLAGDLQKGLLFSLVPACCNIAGLDTPHKRFFKRLIVGGSLFALGSFLIQWLTLQAVPLPLILFAMSLLLGVTGEISPLHGRLLPGTLIAAIFTLSLVGRMPIYVPPLLYIGGTLWYGLFNWFWFWLWKEQPMRESLSLIYRELANYCDAKYTLLTQLTDPEKALPPLLARQQKVVDLINTCYQQMHMLSASRDHSHKRLTRAFQVALDLQEHISVSLHRPEEVQKLVEQSHAEAVIRWNAKTISARLRVLADNILYHQLPERFAMDKQLGALEKITWQHPDNPVGHFCLYHFNRIARVLRTQKPLYQRDLMADRQRRLPLLPALRNYLSLRSSALRTAGRFAVMLMLGSALALFFNIPKPYWILMTIMFVSQNGYSATRVRIQHRALGTFAGLVIAAATLRLAVPESLVLLIMLAITFISYRFTRQFYGWSMIGFTVTAVYSLQLLSLNGAQFLLPRLMDTLMGCLIAFGGMLWLWPQWQSGLLRQNAHDALETYQDALRLLLGDEQSPDKLAYQRVQVNQAHNALFNSLNQAMQEPAFNAQYLKDMRLWVTHSQFIVEHINAMTILAREHTMLTASLAQRYLQSCEIALQRCQQRLEYDGASSQVNLLDELENISEGPVTVVEQHVRRILDHLSVMHTISSLAWSQRPQHGRWLIRHLRKS
- a CDS encoding aspartate aminotransferase family protein; this encodes MAAEKIAVTRETFDNVILPVYAPAQFVPVKGKGSRVWDQQGKEYIDFSGGIAVTALGHCHPALVETLKSQGETLWHTSNVFTNEPALRLASKLIHATFAERVFFANSGAEANEAAFKLARYYACKRHSPFKSKIIAFHNAFHGRTLFTVTVGGQPKYSDGFGPKPADIVHVPFNDLDAVKAVIDDHTCAIVVEPVQGEGGVMPATPAFMQGLRELCDQHQALLVLDEVQSGMGRSGKLFAYEHYGIQPDILTSAKALGGGFPVSAMLTTNEIASTMAPGVHGTTYGGNPLACAIAETALDIINTPAVLAGVEARRQHFVTALQAIDAKYDLFSDIRGKGLLIGAALKPQHAGKSRDILNAAAAEGVMVLVAGTDVMRFAPSLIIEPADIEEGMHRFATAVGRVLNG
- a CDS encoding aminodeoxychorismate/anthranilate synthase component II, whose product is MLLLIDNYDSFTWNLYQYFCELGAEVQVVRNDAITLAQMAALPLTHLVISPGPCTPSESGISLAAIRHFAGKLPVLGVCLGHQAIAQAYGAQVVRARQVMHGKTSAIQHTGQGVFRHLNNPLTVTRYHSLIVKRDSLPEAFEITAWTVRDGEPDEIMGFRHKTLALEGVQFHPESILSEQGHQLLRNFLTQ
- a CDS encoding putative adenosine monophosphate-protein transferase Fic, giving the protein MDSNSAVSQDPYLWQHDNVLKNLADIHDAAQLRKAELSFSAARAATLELGPRNPGLPYLRLIHRTLFQDIYSWAGELRTIDIWRDETPFCHFEYIEKEGNALMAALEEEKGLAELPREEFIRRIAHYYCEINMLHPFRHGNGRAQRIFFEQLALHAGYLLSWDETDAESWKAANQAGVAGDLEPLEQVFAKVVSEAA
- a CDS encoding YhfG family protein yields the protein MANRLTEKQKVTLWQQRRSASYQASCRLEGFAPTETSVNSDDAAARLASLRRQYGL
- the ppiA gene encoding peptidylprolyl isomerase A, yielding MFKRTLAAAFTLFALSSVSAQALAAKGDTHVLLTTSAGNIELELNNQKAPVSVKNFVDYVNSGFYNNTIFHRVIPGFMVQGGGFTTDMQQKQTNAPIKNEADNGLRNLRGTISMARTADKDSATSQFFLNVADNAFLDHGQRDFGYAVFGKIVKGQDVVEKISQVPTKDVGPYQNVPSKPVVILSAKVLP
- the tsgA gene encoding MFS transporter TsgA, which gives rise to MTNRNRIGLTWISFFSYALTGALVIVTGMVMGDIAKDFQIPISSMSNTFTFLNSGILAAVFLNAWLMVIVPLKRQLIFGFVLMVLAIIGLMTSRDLTVFSLCMFVLGVVSGITMSIGTFLITHLYEGRQRGSRLLFTDSFFSMAGTLFPVLAGILLARQLPWYWVYVCIGFIYVAIFIMTLFVEFPVLRKPENSPTVEKEKWGVGVLLLAVAALCYILGQLGFISWVPEYATKVMGMNIDDAGQLVGSFWTAYMVGMWAFSFLLRFFDLQRILMVLAGLATLLMYWFVSSSDAGMLKWIIMILGFSSSAIYTTIITLGSLQTRVASPKLVNFILTCGTVGTMLTFVVTAPIVEKSGVHTALATANALYAVVFVMCALLGFVSRHRSHGHVMH
- a CDS encoding cytosine deaminase; this translates as MQSPGRINNVRLPGREGLWQIDIADGKITRLSAQPQPLPATEQVLDGEGGLACAPFVEPHIHLDTTQTAGEPAWNQSGTLFEGIERWAERKALLSHEDVKQRALQTLKWQIANGIQFVRTHVDVSDPSLTALKAMLELKTEMAPWITIQIVAFPQEGILSYPNGEALLEEALRLGADVVGAIPHFEFTREYGVESLHKTFALANRYDRLIDVHCDEIDDEQSRFVETVAALAHRDGNGARVTASHTTAMHSYNGAYTSRLFRLLKLSGINFVANPLVNIHLQGRFDTYPKRRGITRVKEMLEAEINVCFGHDDVFDPWYPLGTASMLQVLHMGLHVCQLMGYEQINAGLDLITHHSARTLQLPGYGIEVGHDASLVILPAESGFDAVRRQVPVRYSLRQGTVVAETKPAESEIYWRARERVDFRR